From Cervus canadensis isolate Bull #8, Minnesota chromosome 28, ASM1932006v1, whole genome shotgun sequence, one genomic window encodes:
- the DNPH1 gene encoding 2'-deoxynucleoside 5'-phosphate N-hydrolase 1, whose product MAAAAGTLDRGEPGSLSLYFCGSIRGGREDRELYVRIVSRLRRFGVVLTEHVAAAELDESGEEAAGGDRLIHDRDLAWLQQADVVVAEVTQPSLGVGYELGRAVALHKPVLCLFRPQSGRVLSAMIRGAADGSRFLVWDYEEAEVEALLDRYFESYPPEQVSASPDPTA is encoded by the exons ATGGCGGCGGCTGCTGGCACCCTGGATCGCGGAGAGCCGGGCAGTCTCTCCCTGTACTTCTGCGGGAGCATCCGCGGCGGACGCGAGGACCGGGAGCTGTACGTGCGCATCGTGTCTCGCCTGcggcgcttcggggtggtgctcacCGAGCATGTGGCGGCCGCCGAGCTGGACGAGAGCG GGGAAGAGGCTGCTGGAGGCGACAGGCTCATCCATGATCGGGACCTGGCCTGGCTGCAGCAGGCAGATG TGGTCGTGGCAGAAGTGACCCAGCCCTCTCTGGGGGTAGGCTACGAGCTGGGCCGGGCAGTGGCCCTCCACAAACCAGTGCTGTGCCTGTTTCGCCCCCAGTCTGGCCGAG TGCTCTCAGCCATGATCCGGGGAGCAGCTGATGGCTCCAGGTTCCTTGTGTGGGACTATGAGGAAGCAGAGGTGGAGGCCCTGCTGGATCGGTACTTTGAGTCGTATCCTCCTGAGCAGGTGTCTGCCTCTCCTGACCCAACTGCTTGA